One Halorientalis litorea DNA segment encodes these proteins:
- the mre11 gene encoding DNA double-strand break repair protein Mre11, which produces MTRVLHTGDTHLGYQQYHRPERREDFLDAFRQVATDAIEDDVDAVVHAGDLFHDRRPALPDILGTLSVLRTLADADVPFLAIVGNHETKRDAQWLDLFESLGLATRLGAEPATVGNTAFYGLDFVPRSKRADLDYDFAGHDADHAALVAHGLFEPFDFADWDTERLLEASSVDFDALLLGDNHAPDTVEMDGTWVTYCGSTERASADERDERGYNIVEFEEEVSIRRRGLPTREFVFVDVELGEGEGVERVREQVGQYDLEDAVVVVHVEGDGDPVSPARIEEYADEAGALVARVTDHREVADTEDVEVSFADPDDAVRERVRELELSDAARDIDETVRASKTPDSKVTEAVERRVRERLDGGEGVATDGADAETDGTDDGAAATGEESDGSAEDGDGQVTMGEYE; this is translated from the coding sequence ATGACGCGGGTGTTGCACACCGGCGATACGCATCTGGGCTACCAGCAGTACCACCGCCCGGAGCGTCGCGAGGACTTCCTCGACGCTTTCCGACAGGTCGCCACCGACGCCATCGAGGACGATGTCGACGCCGTCGTCCACGCCGGGGACCTGTTCCACGACCGACGCCCCGCACTCCCGGACATTCTCGGGACGCTGTCGGTCCTTCGGACGCTCGCCGACGCGGATGTACCCTTCCTCGCCATCGTCGGGAACCACGAGACGAAACGCGACGCACAGTGGCTCGACCTGTTCGAGTCCCTCGGCCTCGCCACTAGACTCGGTGCCGAACCGGCGACCGTCGGGAACACGGCCTTCTACGGACTCGACTTCGTTCCCCGGTCGAAGCGGGCCGACCTCGACTACGACTTCGCGGGCCACGACGCCGACCACGCCGCGCTGGTCGCACACGGCCTCTTCGAACCGTTCGACTTCGCCGACTGGGACACCGAACGCCTCCTCGAAGCGTCGTCCGTCGACTTCGACGCGCTCCTGCTCGGCGACAACCACGCGCCCGATACAGTGGAGATGGACGGCACGTGGGTCACCTACTGCGGGTCCACCGAGCGGGCGAGCGCGGACGAGCGCGACGAGCGAGGGTACAACATCGTCGAGTTCGAGGAGGAGGTGTCCATCCGACGACGTGGCCTGCCGACCCGTGAGTTCGTCTTCGTCGACGTGGAACTGGGCGAGGGGGAAGGCGTCGAGCGCGTCCGGGAACAGGTCGGACAGTACGACCTCGAAGACGCGGTGGTCGTCGTCCACGTCGAGGGCGACGGCGACCCGGTGTCGCCCGCCCGCATCGAGGAGTACGCCGACGAGGCAGGCGCGCTAGTCGCTCGCGTCACCGACCACCGGGAGGTGGCCGACACCGAAGACGTTGAGGTGAGTTTCGCCGACCCGGACGATGCCGTCCGCGAGCGCGTGCGCGAACTCGAACTGAGTGACGCCGCCCGCGACATCGACGAGACGGTCCGGGCGAGCAAGACGCCAGACTCGAAGGTGACCGAGGCGGTGGAACGCCGCGTCCGGGAGCGACTCGACGGCGGCGAGGGGGTCGCCACCGACGGTGCCGATGCGGAGACGGACGGAACGGACGACGGGGCGGCGGCCACCGGCGAGGAAAGCGACGGTTCGGCCGAGGACGGCGACGGACAGGTAACCATGGGTGAGTACGAATGA
- a CDS encoding DUF7527 domain-containing protein, producing the protein MTTRAVEQVDGWDSRSFSGGYRGLHDLSADGFSGIVTAGPTRLCMTKGKVVGVLDGDIEDFEDASGPAYRAPSPALPLLAVMQARGDEVRAQYYTEDTPLEEVDRTLADGNFTGYVELSENVLSGDYYQVYHAGQSMSVAFVGAHGELLTDDEAFEKANDEVGIYKVYQVDIDIVEIPEPEEPADETGGTAAAAGTAADSETDAGQSQPAESGSDDAPSAPPTEAETADDDAGGDATPDRPHPGDTGQSSDRGSNTEPISTADDSDSETQPPSREVDEQSTATQGADARQRETNRDVDDQQREEARDADDSRTDTGRERTGDADTSASRRGHAASDTGSERRREQSDSGRQPGEARSTGRNESPANGRAGGPQSPTRGGESRGGSRGGGPAGGSGVSDLETRSIPSLDPDRTSLADDDPSAGAGGVGGETQADSTPARQPSTQRSDDARGEHDTGGQATGRRSRDPQGDQPPAERAETPQHESTEQPQGGVSRGSEPPADIERLEAELDEREDEIERLESELETVEGERDELQSELAAVREERDELEAQVESLERRIDELRTDDGGDSVVDRQRLSPGEAIDETNLFVRYKSKGEATLEAAHDGRAEAGAVNDNLELQYHTQFDADAVEVDGEPFEAFLTDTIQYRFVEWVARVLPYEIRDTGHEGALKDIYDALPRLDRAELNGTISVQYQEDGETHRSQERFDVVLRDRMGNPLAVANMNESRDPATGDMMESLIAAAQRVGESKGSLAGGFLVTSSFFEPDAMEAASAATGGGLLSRDSRESYVRLSRKDGFHLCLVEARGQKFNLSVPEI; encoded by the coding sequence ATGACGACACGCGCGGTCGAGCAGGTCGACGGCTGGGACTCCCGCTCGTTCTCGGGCGGCTACCGTGGTCTGCACGACCTGTCAGCTGACGGTTTCTCGGGCATCGTCACGGCAGGACCGACGCGGCTGTGTATGACGAAGGGCAAAGTCGTGGGGGTTCTCGACGGCGACATCGAGGACTTCGAGGACGCCTCGGGCCCTGCCTACAGAGCACCCTCGCCGGCACTCCCGCTGCTCGCCGTCATGCAGGCGCGGGGCGACGAGGTTCGCGCCCAGTACTACACCGAGGACACGCCGCTCGAAGAGGTCGACCGCACGCTCGCGGACGGCAACTTCACCGGCTACGTCGAACTCTCCGAGAACGTCCTCAGTGGCGACTACTACCAAGTGTACCACGCAGGCCAGTCGATGAGCGTCGCCTTCGTCGGCGCGCACGGGGAACTCCTCACCGACGACGAGGCCTTCGAGAAGGCCAACGACGAGGTTGGCATCTACAAAGTGTATCAGGTCGACATCGACATCGTCGAGATTCCCGAACCCGAAGAGCCCGCCGACGAGACGGGTGGGACCGCGGCGGCCGCGGGGACGGCGGCTGATTCGGAGACCGATGCCGGCCAGTCACAGCCAGCGGAGTCCGGTTCCGACGACGCGCCTTCCGCGCCCCCGACGGAGGCGGAGACGGCAGACGACGACGCCGGGGGAGACGCTACCCCCGACCGCCCGCACCCGGGAGACACGGGCCAGTCGAGCGACCGCGGGTCGAACACCGAGCCTATCAGTACCGCAGACGACTCGGACAGCGAGACACAGCCACCCAGCCGAGAGGTCGACGAGCAGTCCACGGCGACCCAGGGGGCGGATGCCCGACAGCGCGAGACGAACCGGGACGTGGACGACCAGCAACGCGAGGAGGCCCGCGATGCGGACGACTCTCGGACCGACACCGGACGCGAGCGGACAGGTGACGCCGACACGTCGGCATCCCGCCGGGGTCACGCTGCGTCGGACACCGGGTCCGAGCGTCGCCGCGAGCAGTCGGACAGCGGCCGACAACCCGGCGAGGCGCGGTCGACCGGTCGAAACGAAAGTCCCGCGAACGGACGCGCCGGGGGGCCACAATCACCGACCAGGGGTGGCGAGAGCCGAGGGGGGTCCCGCGGTGGCGGACCGGCCGGTGGCAGCGGTGTCTCCGACCTCGAAACGCGCTCGATACCGTCGCTCGACCCCGACCGGACGAGCCTCGCCGACGACGACCCGTCGGCGGGTGCCGGTGGCGTCGGCGGAGAGACACAGGCCGACTCGACACCCGCCCGACAGCCATCGACACAGCGAAGCGACGACGCGCGTGGCGAACACGATACCGGCGGCCAGGCGACCGGTCGGCGTTCGCGTGACCCACAGGGCGACCAACCTCCGGCGGAGCGGGCGGAGACGCCACAGCACGAATCGACAGAACAGCCACAGGGCGGCGTGTCACGCGGGTCCGAGCCACCTGCGGACATCGAGCGACTCGAAGCCGAACTCGACGAGCGCGAGGACGAAATCGAGCGGCTGGAGTCCGAACTGGAGACCGTCGAAGGCGAACGCGACGAACTCCAGTCGGAACTGGCGGCGGTGCGGGAGGAACGCGACGAGCTCGAAGCACAGGTCGAGTCGCTGGAACGTCGGATAGACGAACTTCGCACCGACGACGGTGGCGACTCGGTCGTCGACCGCCAACGGCTGAGTCCCGGTGAGGCTATCGACGAGACGAACCTGTTCGTCCGCTACAAATCCAAGGGCGAAGCCACGCTCGAAGCCGCCCACGACGGCCGCGCGGAGGCCGGCGCGGTCAACGACAACCTCGAACTCCAGTATCACACGCAGTTCGACGCCGACGCGGTGGAAGTCGACGGCGAACCGTTCGAGGCGTTCCTCACCGACACCATCCAGTACCGCTTCGTGGAGTGGGTTGCGCGCGTCCTCCCGTACGAAATCCGGGACACGGGCCACGAGGGGGCACTCAAGGACATCTACGACGCACTCCCTCGTCTCGACCGGGCGGAACTGAACGGCACCATCTCGGTGCAGTATCAGGAAGACGGCGAGACCCACCGGAGTCAGGAGCGGTTCGACGTGGTGTTGCGCGACCGGATGGGCAACCCCCTGGCGGTGGCGAACATGAACGAGTCGCGCGACCCGGCGACCGGCGACATGATGGAGTCACTCATCGCGGCCGCACAGCGCGTCGGCGAGTCCAAGGGCTCGCTCGCCGGCGGGTTCCTCGTCACGTCGAGTTTCTTCGAACCGGACGCCATGGAAGCGGCGTCGGCCGCGACGGGTGGCGGGTTGCTCAGTCGGGACAGTCGGGAAAGCTACGTGCGTCTGTCGAGAAAAGACGGCTTCCACCTCTGTCTAGTCGAGGCCCGCGGACAGAAATTCAATCTCTCAGTGCCGGAAATCTGA
- the rad50 gene encoding DNA double-strand break repair ATPase Rad50: MKFERIRLENFKCYDDADLRLDEGVTVIHGLNGSGKSSLLEACFFALYGSTALDSTLDEVVTIGAEEATVELWFAHGGESYHVERRIRVSGDSASNWKCVLETPGGTYEGARDVREHVTELLRMDAEAFVNCAYVRQGEVNKLINASPGDRQDMIDDLLQLGKLEAYRERASKARLGVKHVRDGKRELLEDRETEIERREEKDLHGTLNSLESRLTEVEAEIDRYEENREEAVQTREEAQSILDEYEQRREELEDLRERVTDLREEIEATERERDELADRIRNLNDEVDDVRDRRETLLAETDLSDPDREAVEERLTAIDERIEDLREDIEDHRLAVQNHEREAESLREDAADREQRATEKRDRADELERDLDATREKLADRREKLATLDEQIEAAEETFADAPVDPDAAEDHWDELAEEVNEQREREAELETELKNAEASLEEAEELLDAGKCPECGQPVEDSPHVAAIDEYRERVADCKDELVDVRSERERLEEELDRANDLVDAANDLQQLRSNRENIAQLVEEQSEGVAETETQIAEAREAAEELDAEAAEKREAAAEAETTADERREALAEAETERENAVDRRDRLESVVETFERESDIEADVARLREQRENKADLNDERRDRLADMRDREEDLEAEFDESAIETARNERERATDYIEKVDPKLDELREERDDLTGRIGGVKNEIEALENLREQRDDLAATVDRLDTLYEEAEQLQEMYGQLRAELRQRNVESLERMLNETFDLVYQNDSYSRIELDGEYELTVYQKDGGPLDPEQLSGGERALFNLSLRCAIYRLLAEGIEGAAPTPPLILDEPTVFLDSGHVSQLVELIDSMRELGVEQIVVVSHDEELVGVADDLVTVRKDATTNRSTVTRADADIDALPALD, from the coding sequence ATGAAATTCGAGCGGATTCGGCTGGAGAACTTCAAGTGCTACGACGACGCCGACTTGCGGCTGGACGAGGGCGTGACCGTCATCCACGGGTTGAACGGGAGCGGGAAGTCCTCACTGTTGGAGGCGTGTTTCTTCGCACTCTACGGGTCGACGGCACTCGACAGCACGCTCGACGAGGTGGTGACCATCGGCGCGGAGGAGGCAACCGTCGAACTCTGGTTCGCCCACGGCGGCGAGTCCTACCACGTCGAGCGTCGGATTCGCGTCAGCGGCGACAGTGCCTCCAACTGGAAGTGCGTCCTCGAAACCCCCGGGGGAACGTACGAAGGCGCGCGCGACGTTCGGGAACACGTCACCGAACTACTCCGGATGGACGCCGAGGCGTTCGTCAACTGCGCGTACGTCCGACAGGGCGAGGTGAACAAACTCATCAACGCCTCGCCGGGCGACCGGCAGGACATGATAGACGACTTGCTCCAACTCGGGAAACTCGAAGCGTACCGCGAGCGCGCGAGTAAGGCCCGGCTCGGCGTCAAACACGTCCGAGATGGCAAGCGCGAACTGCTCGAAGACAGGGAGACGGAGATAGAACGCCGGGAGGAGAAGGACCTCCACGGGACCCTGAACAGTCTCGAATCGCGGCTCACCGAAGTCGAGGCGGAGATAGACCGCTACGAGGAGAACCGCGAGGAGGCCGTCCAGACCCGCGAGGAGGCCCAGTCGATACTCGACGAGTACGAACAGCGGCGTGAGGAACTCGAAGACCTGCGCGAGCGCGTCACCGACTTGCGCGAGGAAATCGAGGCGACGGAACGCGAGCGCGACGAGTTGGCCGACCGCATCCGGAACCTGAACGACGAGGTCGACGACGTGCGCGACCGCCGCGAGACTCTCCTCGCGGAGACGGACCTCTCGGACCCGGACAGGGAGGCAGTCGAGGAGCGTCTGACGGCGATAGACGAGCGAATCGAAGACCTACGCGAAGACATCGAGGACCACCGCCTCGCCGTCCAGAACCACGAGCGCGAGGCCGAGAGTCTCCGCGAGGACGCCGCCGACCGCGAACAGCGGGCGACCGAGAAGCGGGACCGGGCCGACGAACTGGAGCGTGACCTCGACGCGACCCGGGAGAAACTGGCCGACCGCCGGGAGAAACTGGCGACGCTGGACGAGCAAATCGAGGCGGCAGAAGAGACGTTCGCGGACGCGCCAGTCGACCCGGACGCAGCCGAGGACCACTGGGACGAACTGGCCGAGGAGGTGAACGAACAGCGCGAACGCGAGGCCGAACTGGAGACGGAACTGAAAAACGCCGAAGCGTCCCTAGAGGAGGCGGAGGAACTGCTCGACGCCGGGAAGTGTCCCGAGTGCGGGCAACCGGTCGAGGACTCGCCACACGTCGCGGCCATCGACGAGTACCGCGAGCGCGTCGCCGACTGCAAGGACGAACTCGTGGACGTACGAAGCGAGCGCGAGCGGCTGGAGGAGGAACTGGACCGCGCGAACGACCTCGTAGACGCGGCGAACGACCTCCAGCAACTCCGGTCGAACCGGGAGAACATCGCACAACTGGTCGAAGAGCAGTCCGAGGGCGTCGCGGAGACAGAGACCCAGATAGCGGAGGCGCGCGAGGCGGCCGAGGAACTCGACGCCGAGGCCGCCGAGAAGCGGGAGGCGGCGGCGGAGGCCGAGACGACAGCCGATGAGCGACGCGAGGCACTCGCCGAGGCCGAGACCGAACGCGAGAACGCGGTCGACCGGCGCGACCGTCTCGAATCGGTCGTCGAGACGTTCGAGCGCGAGAGCGACATCGAGGCCGACGTGGCGCGACTGCGCGAGCAGCGCGAGAACAAAGCCGACCTCAACGACGAACGCCGCGACCGGCTGGCGGACATGCGTGACCGGGAGGAAGACCTCGAAGCCGAGTTCGACGAGTCGGCCATCGAGACAGCCCGCAACGAGCGCGAGCGGGCAACGGACTACATCGAGAAGGTCGACCCGAAACTGGACGAACTGCGCGAGGAGCGCGACGACCTGACCGGTCGTATCGGGGGTGTGAAAAACGAAATCGAAGCGTTGGAGAACCTCCGAGAACAGCGCGACGACCTCGCGGCGACGGTCGACCGCCTCGACACGCTGTACGAGGAAGCCGAGCAGTTACAGGAGATGTACGGGCAACTCCGGGCGGAACTGCGCCAGCGCAACGTCGAGAGCCTCGAACGGATGCTCAACGAGACGTTCGACTTGGTCTACCAGAACGACTCCTACTCGCGTATCGAACTCGACGGGGAGTACGAACTGACGGTCTACCAGAAAGACGGCGGACCGCTCGACCCCGAACAACTCTCGGGCGGCGAGCGCGCGCTGTTCAACTTGAGCCTCCGGTGTGCAATCTATCGCCTGCTCGCGGAGGGCATCGAGGGCGCGGCACCGACCCCGCCGCTCATCCTCGACGAACCGACCGTCTTCCTCGACTCGGGGCACGTCTCACAACTCGTCGAACTCATCGACTCCATGCGCGAGTTGGGCGTCGAGCAGATCGTCGTCGTCAGTCACGACGAGGAGTTGGTCGGCGTGGCCGACGACCTCGTGACCGTCAGGAAGGACGCGACGACGAACCGCTCGACGGTGACCCGCGCGGACGCCGACATCGACGCACTGCCCGCGCTCGATTAG
- a CDS encoding DUF7331 family protein: MTDRARERRSESDSAMEPRAGAGDPDGVETIEAYETDDGVVLYDAENPLAWVQTTRAVTLEDAA; this comes from the coding sequence ATGACGGACCGCGCACGCGAACGTCGGTCGGAGTCGGACAGCGCGATGGAACCACGGGCGGGGGCCGGCGACCCGGACGGTGTCGAGACGATAGAAGCCTACGAGACCGACGACGGTGTCGTCCTCTACGACGCGGAGAACCCCCTCGCGTGGGTACAGACGACCCGAGCGGTCACACTCGAAGACGCGGCGTAG
- a CDS encoding DUF7346 family protein gives MRSVRDESGTHYLLLKRSGDSARVRDPETGEEQYLPNDRLEPVEGESPLVTAARGVPESVRAVVTAAPDDRSLGLLLDVDADGPLPVRTLLDRYDLCESDLHGLLAEFRAAGLLAEATVAGERGYETTEMATDALARLR, from the coding sequence ATGCGTAGCGTCCGCGACGAATCCGGCACGCACTATCTCTTGCTGAAGCGGTCGGGCGACTCCGCCCGTGTCCGTGACCCCGAGACCGGTGAGGAGCAGTACCTCCCCAACGACAGGCTCGAACCCGTCGAGGGGGAGTCGCCCCTCGTGACCGCCGCCCGAGGCGTCCCCGAGTCCGTCCGTGCCGTCGTCACCGCCGCACCCGACGACCGCTCGCTCGGCCTCTTGCTGGACGTCGACGCGGACGGCCCGCTCCCGGTGCGGACGCTCCTCGACCGGTACGACCTCTGTGAGAGTGACCTGCACGGACTGCTCGCGGAGTTCCGCGCCGCCGGACTGCTCGCCGAGGCGACCGTCGCCGGGGAGCGGGGCTACGAGACGACCGAAATGGCGACCGACGCGCTCGCCCGTCTCCGGTAG
- a CDS encoding DUF7322 domain-containing protein has translation MTSSDAGGPEDPWPDEPDDPGASEEMDPLADIGPDVPEVSVPDAPDPSENEVSADLVRAFWKLVAIFNVALLALSLGPMLAFFRGEWVAGGFVFLVGIAFLIHGYLGYRRHDPAR, from the coding sequence GTGACCAGTTCCGACGCCGGGGGCCCCGAGGACCCGTGGCCCGACGAACCCGACGACCCCGGGGCGTCCGAGGAGATGGACCCGTTGGCGGACATCGGCCCCGACGTCCCGGAGGTGTCGGTCCCGGACGCCCCTGACCCCTCGGAGAACGAGGTGTCCGCGGACCTCGTGCGCGCCTTCTGGAAACTCGTCGCTATCTTCAACGTCGCGTTACTCGCCCTCTCGCTCGGCCCGATGCTGGCGTTCTTTCGCGGCGAGTGGGTCGCCGGCGGGTTCGTCTTCCTCGTCGGCATCGCCTTCTTGATTCACGGCTATCTCGGCTACCGACGACACGACCCCGCTCGGTGA
- a CDS encoding helix-turn-helix domain-containing protein produces the protein MSVSESTQGDAEQGDWDDVRDLPPSAKLVAKTLEYNDTLTQSQLAEETLLPPRTVRYALNRLEEVGVVDSRFSFSDARKRVYALTIEEAA, from the coding sequence ATGAGTGTCTCGGAGTCCACACAAGGAGACGCGGAACAGGGTGACTGGGACGACGTGCGCGACCTACCGCCGAGCGCGAAACTCGTGGCGAAGACGCTCGAATACAACGACACGCTGACCCAGAGTCAGTTGGCCGAGGAGACGCTCCTCCCACCTCGGACGGTCCGGTACGCGTTGAACCGACTCGAAGAGGTCGGCGTCGTCGACTCGCGGTTTTCCTTCTCCGACGCCCGCAAGCGCGTCTACGCGCTGACCATCGAGGAAGCGGCCTGA
- the pan1 gene encoding proteasome-activating nucleotidase Pan1, producing the protein MTDTVDDVELPYDGDASQQEKINALQEQLEVLESQNEEMRDKLLDANAENNKYQQKLERLTHENKKLKQSPLFVATVQEITDEGVIIKQHGNNQEALTEVTDEMRADLEPDSRVAVNNSLSIVKSLDDETDVRARVMQVEQSPDVTYQDIGGIEEQMDEVRETVEMPLKSPEMFDDVGIDPPSGVLLHGPPGTGKTMLAKAVANQTDATFIKMAGSELVHKFIGEGAKLVRDLFELASQHEPAVLFIDEIDAIAAKRTESKTSGDAEVQRTMMQLLSEMDGFEDRGEIRIIAATNRFDMLDRAILRPGRFDRLIEVPKPDIGGREQIFEIHTRDMNVADDVDYAALAEMAEEASGADVKAISTEAGMFAIRDDRTEVRMADFENAWEKIQQDADETDDVSVTFA; encoded by the coding sequence ATGACTGACACTGTGGACGACGTCGAACTCCCGTACGACGGGGACGCGTCTCAACAGGAGAAGATCAACGCGCTCCAGGAGCAGTTGGAAGTGCTGGAGTCGCAGAACGAGGAGATGCGGGACAAACTGCTGGACGCCAACGCCGAGAACAACAAGTACCAGCAGAAACTCGAACGGCTGACGCACGAGAACAAGAAGCTCAAGCAGTCCCCGCTGTTCGTCGCCACAGTCCAAGAGATAACCGACGAGGGCGTCATCATCAAACAGCACGGGAACAATCAGGAAGCTCTCACCGAGGTCACCGACGAGATGCGCGCGGACCTCGAACCGGACAGCCGCGTCGCCGTCAACAACTCGCTGTCCATCGTGAAGTCGCTGGACGACGAGACGGACGTGCGCGCTCGCGTCATGCAGGTCGAACAGAGCCCCGACGTGACCTATCAGGACATCGGCGGCATCGAGGAGCAGATGGACGAGGTCCGCGAAACCGTCGAGATGCCCCTCAAGAGCCCCGAGATGTTCGACGACGTGGGCATCGACCCGCCGAGCGGGGTGCTCCTGCACGGGCCGCCGGGGACGGGCAAGACGATGCTGGCAAAGGCCGTCGCTAACCAGACCGACGCCACGTTCATCAAGATGGCCGGCTCGGAGCTAGTCCACAAGTTCATCGGCGAGGGCGCGAAACTCGTCCGTGACCTCTTCGAGTTGGCCAGCCAGCACGAACCGGCCGTCCTCTTCATCGACGAGATAGACGCCATCGCGGCCAAGCGGACCGAGTCCAAGACCAGCGGGGACGCGGAGGTCCAGCGGACGATGATGCAACTGCTCAGCGAGATGGACGGCTTCGAGGACCGCGGCGAGATTCGCATCATCGCCGCCACCAACCGCTTCGACATGCTCGACCGCGCGATTCTGCGCCCCGGCCGGTTCGACCGCCTCATCGAAGTCCCCAAGCCCGATATCGGGGGCCGCGAGCAGATATTCGAGATTCACACGCGTGACATGAACGTCGCCGACGACGTGGACTACGCGGCACTCGCCGAGATGGCCGAGGAGGCGTCGGGGGCCGACGTGAAGGCAATCTCGACGGAAGCCGGGATGTTCGCCATCCGCGACGACCGCACCGAGGTCAGGATGGCCGACTTCGAGAACGCGTGGGAGAAAATCCAGCAGGACGCGGACGAAACCGACGACGTGTCGGTGACGTTCGCGTAG